In Aegilops tauschii subsp. strangulata cultivar AL8/78 chromosome 3, Aet v6.0, whole genome shotgun sequence, one genomic interval encodes:
- the LOC109757993 gene encoding uncharacterized protein isoform X4 has protein sequence MVFLMQPIRRCIMLEEVTDSDVPMEPLPYSVNTPPAGMEQNLCGRGTGAMQEGVLATSFDGQICAAGAPAPCKREYSPQASTVGRKYGSYSSRMDQQG, from the exons ATGGTGTTCTTGATGCAGCCAATTAGGAG ATGCATCATGCTGGAGGAGGTAACTGACAGTGACGTCCCTATGGAGCCCCTACCTTACTCGGTGAACACGCCGCCGGCGGGGATGGAGCAGAATTTGTGCGGCAGGGGCACCGGCGCCATGCAAGAGGGAGTACTCGCCACAAGCTTCGACGGGCAGATTTGTGCGGCAGGGGCACCGGCGCCATGCAAGAGGGAGTACTCGCCACAAGCTTCCACAGTTGGTAGGAAATATGGATCCTACAGCTCCAGGATGGACCAACAG GGTTAG
- the LOC109757998 gene encoding uncharacterized protein isoform X1, whose protein sequence is MAAAAAEEEGEENLMPQEEGMVALRSQEGVDFVVPSEEARLSMFLHRRIELDPDNYFVPADGDETKYTPILLRSIRAEVLSKVLEYCKQSYASCRWDGAHHLNHNETLYDLILASDYLEVHRLLDLSCQTLANKIKGKSPREIGNILNITGVFAPELNEEHSSRCCTTNMVTAAMEVISKKKPSVNQELKLAEKALQALDVVRRQEFTAYDPVLRRLKRNRVDIFNLAFFDIYKESEYFASFSRGPQLHKITPMHESVVRSCVNVIYIKVRESDVGFPINIFGTIIARDQVDYRCVYLFRREMDDPQFISSADDMLSLMDPCRGLVPEDKVYFEVDLKIKCDGGMIKDFSKGVGVFDWIRLYPGKERLTFGVYSHISTVEFLCEQVYSPVEATIAINILKGSCSISRVVASTPGNFKDHIILYEAACSPIVIESGGSVPLTRRVVAVSLDHKLALFIVGGDVLEHLALTLGHSHEVVNRRMGCAELEVKVAWTSVPVRERPDMFKVVGNTRLLL, encoded by the exons atggcggcggcggcggcggaggaggagggggaagaAAACCTGATGCCGCAAGAGGAGGGGATGGTGGCGCTGCGTAGTCAGGAGGGCGTGGATTTCGTGGTTCCCTCAGAGGAGGCGAGGCTGTCCATGTTCTTACATCGTAGGATCGAGCTTGACCCCGACAACTACTTCGTCCCCGCCGACGGCGACGAGACCAAGTACACCCCCATCTTGCTCCGCTCCATCCGAGCCGAGGTCCTATCCAAGGTTTTGGAGTACTGCAAACAGTCCTATGCCTCCTGCCGCTGGGACGGCGCCCACCATCTCAACCACAATGAGACGCTCTATGATCTCATCCTG GCTTCGGACTATCTTGAAGTCCATCGACTCCTTGACCTATCGTGCCAGACCCTTGCCAATAAGATCAAGGGGAAGTCACCCCGTGAGATAGGTAATATCCTCAACATCACGGGTGTCTTTGCTCCCGAATTAAATGAAGAGCATTCAAGTAGGTGTTGCACTACCAACATG GTTACAGCGGCCATGGAAGTCATCTCCAAGAAGAAGCCATCTGTGAACCAAGAGCTCAAATTGGCGGAGAAGGCGTTGCAGGCTCTTGACGTAGTTCGTCGCCAAGAGTTCACCGCATACGACCCCGTGCTCAGGCGTCTTAAACGCAATCGAGTTGACATCTTCAACCTAGCCTTCTTTGACATTTATAAAGAGAGTGAGTATTTTG CTAGCTTTTCTCGTGGTCCACAACTTCACAAGATAACACCAATGCATGAGTCAGTTGTGCGATCTTGTGTCAATGTAATTTACATTAAGGTACGCGAATCGGACGTCGGCTTTCCAATCAACATATTTGGTACCATTATTGCAAGGGATCAAGTCGACTATAGATGTGTCTATCTGTTTAGGCGTGAAATGGATGATCCCCAATTCATCAGCTCGGCG GATGATATGTTATCTTTAATGGATCCATGCCGAGGGCTTGTTCCGGAAGATAAAGTTTATTTTGAGGTCGATTTAAAGATCAAGTGTGATGGAGGCATGATTAAAGATTTTAGCAAAGGTGTGGGAGTTTTTGATTGGATCCGGCTCTATCCAGGCAAGGAGAGATTGACTTTCGGTGTATATAGTCATATAAGCACCGTGGAATTTTTATGTGAGCAAGTTTACAGTCCCGTGGAAGCTACCATTGCAATCAATATTTTGAAAGGGTCGTGCAGTATCTCAAGAGTAGTTGCTTCGACTCCTGGAAACTTTAAGGACCATATCATTCTATACGAAGCAGCATGCAGCCCGATAGTAATCGAAAGTGGTGGCTCTGTTCCTTTAACTCGTCGCGTGGTAGCTGTCTCACTGGATCACAAGTTGGCGCTCTTCATTGTTGGTGGTGACGTGCTTGAACACCTTGCCCTCACTCTAGGTCATTCTCATGAAGTGGTCAATCGGAGGATGGGTTGCGCCGAATTGGAGGTGAAAGTTGCTTGGACATCCGTCCCGGTAAGAGAGAGACCTGATATGTTTAAGGTTGTCGGAAATACGCGGCTCTTGTTGTGA
- the LOC109757993 gene encoding uncharacterized protein isoform X1, translating to MVFLMQPIRRCIMLEEVTDSDVPMEPLPYSVNTPPAGMEQNLCGRGTGAMQEGVLATSFDGQICAAGAPAPCKREYSPQASTVGRKYGSYSSRMDQQIRYQVGYQNSVNN from the exons ATGGTGTTCTTGATGCAGCCAATTAGGAG ATGCATCATGCTGGAGGAGGTAACTGACAGTGACGTCCCTATGGAGCCCCTACCTTACTCGGTGAACACGCCGCCGGCGGGGATGGAGCAGAATTTGTGCGGCAGGGGCACCGGCGCCATGCAAGAGGGAGTACTCGCCACAAGCTTCGACGGGCAGATTTGTGCGGCAGGGGCACCGGCGCCATGCAAGAGGGAGTACTCGCCACAAGCTTCCACAGTTGGTAGGAAATATGGATCCTACAGCTCCAGGATGGACCAACAG ATTAGATATCAGGTGGGATATCAGAATAGTGTGAACAATTAG
- the LOC109757993 gene encoding uncharacterized protein isoform X3: MVFLMQPIRRCIMLEEVTDSDVPMEPLPYSVNTPPAGMEQNLCGRGTGAMQEGVLATSFDGQICAAGAPAPCKREYSPQASTVGRKYGSYSSRMDQQVN; this comes from the exons ATGGTGTTCTTGATGCAGCCAATTAGGAG ATGCATCATGCTGGAGGAGGTAACTGACAGTGACGTCCCTATGGAGCCCCTACCTTACTCGGTGAACACGCCGCCGGCGGGGATGGAGCAGAATTTGTGCGGCAGGGGCACCGGCGCCATGCAAGAGGGAGTACTCGCCACAAGCTTCGACGGGCAGATTTGTGCGGCAGGGGCACCGGCGCCATGCAAGAGGGAGTACTCGCCACAAGCTTCCACAGTTGGTAGGAAATATGGATCCTACAGCTCCAGGATGGACCAACAG GTTAACTGA
- the LOC109757998 gene encoding uncharacterized protein isoform X2 — MAAAAAEEEGEENLMPQEEGMVALRSQEGVDFVVPSEEARLSMFLHRRIELDPDNYFVPADGDETKYTPILLRSIRAEVLSKVLEYCKQSYASCRWDGAHHLNHNETLYDLILASDYLEVHRLLDLSCQTLANKIKGKSPREIGNILNITGVFAPELNEEHSSRCCTTNMVTAAMEVISKKKPSVNQELKLAEKALQALDVVRRQEFTAYDPVLRRLKRNRVDIFNLAFFDIYKETSFSRGPQLHKITPMHESVVRSCVNVIYIKVRESDVGFPINIFGTIIARDQVDYRCVYLFRREMDDPQFISSADDMLSLMDPCRGLVPEDKVYFEVDLKIKCDGGMIKDFSKGVGVFDWIRLYPGKERLTFGVYSHISTVEFLCEQVYSPVEATIAINILKGSCSISRVVASTPGNFKDHIILYEAACSPIVIESGGSVPLTRRVVAVSLDHKLALFIVGGDVLEHLALTLGHSHEVVNRRMGCAELEVKVAWTSVPVRERPDMFKVVGNTRLLL, encoded by the exons atggcggcggcggcggcggaggaggagggggaagaAAACCTGATGCCGCAAGAGGAGGGGATGGTGGCGCTGCGTAGTCAGGAGGGCGTGGATTTCGTGGTTCCCTCAGAGGAGGCGAGGCTGTCCATGTTCTTACATCGTAGGATCGAGCTTGACCCCGACAACTACTTCGTCCCCGCCGACGGCGACGAGACCAAGTACACCCCCATCTTGCTCCGCTCCATCCGAGCCGAGGTCCTATCCAAGGTTTTGGAGTACTGCAAACAGTCCTATGCCTCCTGCCGCTGGGACGGCGCCCACCATCTCAACCACAATGAGACGCTCTATGATCTCATCCTG GCTTCGGACTATCTTGAAGTCCATCGACTCCTTGACCTATCGTGCCAGACCCTTGCCAATAAGATCAAGGGGAAGTCACCCCGTGAGATAGGTAATATCCTCAACATCACGGGTGTCTTTGCTCCCGAATTAAATGAAGAGCATTCAAGTAGGTGTTGCACTACCAACATG GTTACAGCGGCCATGGAAGTCATCTCCAAGAAGAAGCCATCTGTGAACCAAGAGCTCAAATTGGCGGAGAAGGCGTTGCAGGCTCTTGACGTAGTTCGTCGCCAAGAGTTCACCGCATACGACCCCGTGCTCAGGCGTCTTAAACGCAATCGAGTTGACATCTTCAACCTAGCCTTCTTTGACATTTATAAAGAGA CTAGCTTTTCTCGTGGTCCACAACTTCACAAGATAACACCAATGCATGAGTCAGTTGTGCGATCTTGTGTCAATGTAATTTACATTAAGGTACGCGAATCGGACGTCGGCTTTCCAATCAACATATTTGGTACCATTATTGCAAGGGATCAAGTCGACTATAGATGTGTCTATCTGTTTAGGCGTGAAATGGATGATCCCCAATTCATCAGCTCGGCG GATGATATGTTATCTTTAATGGATCCATGCCGAGGGCTTGTTCCGGAAGATAAAGTTTATTTTGAGGTCGATTTAAAGATCAAGTGTGATGGAGGCATGATTAAAGATTTTAGCAAAGGTGTGGGAGTTTTTGATTGGATCCGGCTCTATCCAGGCAAGGAGAGATTGACTTTCGGTGTATATAGTCATATAAGCACCGTGGAATTTTTATGTGAGCAAGTTTACAGTCCCGTGGAAGCTACCATTGCAATCAATATTTTGAAAGGGTCGTGCAGTATCTCAAGAGTAGTTGCTTCGACTCCTGGAAACTTTAAGGACCATATCATTCTATACGAAGCAGCATGCAGCCCGATAGTAATCGAAAGTGGTGGCTCTGTTCCTTTAACTCGTCGCGTGGTAGCTGTCTCACTGGATCACAAGTTGGCGCTCTTCATTGTTGGTGGTGACGTGCTTGAACACCTTGCCCTCACTCTAGGTCATTCTCATGAAGTGGTCAATCGGAGGATGGGTTGCGCCGAATTGGAGGTGAAAGTTGCTTGGACATCCGTCCCGGTAAGAGAGAGACCTGATATGTTTAAGGTTGTCGGAAATACGCGGCTCTTGTTGTGA
- the LOC109757993 gene encoding uncharacterized protein isoform X2: MVFLMQPIRRCIMLEEVTDSDVPMEPLPYSVNTPPAGMEQNLCGRGTGAMQEGVLATSFDGQICAAGAPAPCKREYSPQASTVGRKYGSYSSRMDQQVSEHN, from the exons ATGGTGTTCTTGATGCAGCCAATTAGGAG ATGCATCATGCTGGAGGAGGTAACTGACAGTGACGTCCCTATGGAGCCCCTACCTTACTCGGTGAACACGCCGCCGGCGGGGATGGAGCAGAATTTGTGCGGCAGGGGCACCGGCGCCATGCAAGAGGGAGTACTCGCCACAAGCTTCGACGGGCAGATTTGTGCGGCAGGGGCACCGGCGCCATGCAAGAGGGAGTACTCGCCACAAGCTTCCACAGTTGGTAGGAAATATGGATCCTACAGCTCCAGGATGGACCAACAG GTGTCAGAACATAATTAA